The following are from one region of the Gossypium hirsutum isolate 1008001.06 chromosome D03, Gossypium_hirsutum_v2.1, whole genome shotgun sequence genome:
- the LOC107950700 gene encoding DNA-(apurinic or apyrimidinic site) endonuclease, chloroplastic isoform X1 codes for MNQALQLGFRTFINLSSFPVDPRKLGIGRLTPLRGKVMGSKRRSFSNSSSIADQNIDKKLREAIDNDNNTISDNPLLQDIKDDPSKIEAMTIQQLRTALRTAGIPPKGLKRELVSALQSYLAKEIDGAGESSLLADKQDPSSNSDKRISMMMETKSVEDQVQDANSFSKVSKVQQSRRTVKQLQIKGKTVDVNAKMVATEQKKSACASGRMTSLTKKKASSDVDSKYVSAKNRDTLPVNLSEPWTILAHKKPQKGWIAYNPRTMRRSLPTENTKFVKILSWNVNGLRALLKLEGFSAMELAKQENFDVLCLQETKLQEKDVESIKQSLIEGYENSFWACSNTRLGYSGTAIISRIKPLSVRYGLGMSDHDSEGRVVIAEFDSFYLLSVYVPNSGDGLRRLTYRITEWDPSLSNYIKELEKSKAVILTGDFNCAHEEIDIYNPAGNRRSAGFTIEERQSFSTNFLSRGFVDTFRKQNPDVVGYTYWGYRHGARKGNKGWRLDYFLVSDAIADDVHDSFILPDVIGSDHCPIGLVLKL; via the exons ATGAACCAAGCATTGCAACTAGGTTTTAGAACTTTCATAAATCtttcaag CTTTCCGGTGGACCCTAGGAAATTGGGTATTGGAAGATTGACTCCCTTAAGAGGCAAAGTAATGGGGTCTAAGAGAAGAAGCTTTTCGAATTCATCCTCTATTGCTGACCAAAACATTGATAAAAAGCTCAGAGAAGCAATAGACAACGACAACAACACCATTTCTGATAACCCTCTTCTCCag GATATCAAGGATGATCCAAGCAAAATCGAGGCAATGACGATTCAACAACTCAGAACGGCATTGAG GACTGCTGGGATCCCTCCCAAAGGTTTGAAACGTGAGCTTGTATCTGCTTTACAGTCGTATTTGGCCAAGGAAATAGATG GTGCAGGTGAAAGTTCTCTTTTAGCAGATAAACAAGATCCCTCCTCCAATTCTGATAAAAGAATATCTATGATGATGGAGACAAAATCAGTAGAGGACCAAGTTCAGGATGCTAACAGTTTTTCTAAGGTTTCCAAGGTTCAACAGAGCAGGAGAACTGTAAAACAGTTGCAAATTAAGGGCAAAACTGTTGATGTTAATGCTAAAATGGTCGCCACTGAGCAGAAGAAATCTGCTTGTGCTTCAG GTAGGATGACTTCTTTGACAAAGAAGAAAGCATCTTCAGATGTTGATAGCAAATATGTTAGTGCCAAAAATAGAGATACTCTTCCTGTAAATCTAAGTGAACCATGGACTATTTTGGCCCATAAGAAGCCTCAAAAAGGGTGGATAGCATATAATCCTAGAACCATGAGACGTTCACTTCCTACAGAGAATACAAAGTTTGTCAAGATTCTTTCTTGGAATGTCAATGGGCTTAGAGCATTGCTGAAACTAGAGGGATTCTCTGCTATGGAACTTGCCAAACAGGAAAACTTTGATGTATTGTGTTTGCAAGAAACTAAGCTTCAG GAGAAAGATGTTGAGTCAATCAAACAGTCTCTTATAGAAGGATACGAGAACAGCTTTTGGGCTTGCAGCAATACAAGACTTGGTTATTCTGGAACAGCAATAATATCTCGG ATAAAGCCACTTTCAGTCAGATATGGCCTAGGCATGTCAGATCATGATAGTGAAGGACGGGTTGTGATAGCTGAgttcgattctttttatttattaagtgTCTATGTTCCTAATTCTGGTGATGGCTTGAGAAGGCTG ACATATAGGATTACAGAATGGGATCCATCTCTTAGTAATTACATAAAA GAACTGGAAAAGTCAAAGGCAGTTATTTTGACGGGGGATTTTAATTGTGCACATGAAGAGATAGACATTTATAATCCGGCT ggAAACAGAAGGAGTGCTGGGTTTACAATTGAAGAAAGGCAGTCTTTTAGCACAAATTTCTTATCCAGGGGTTTTGTTGACACCTTTAGAAAGCAGAATCCAGATGTTGTGGGCTATACTTACTGGGGTTATCGGCATGGTGCACGCAAAGGTAATAAAG GATGGAGGCTTGACTACTTCCTTGTCTCAGACGCCATAGCTGATGATGTTCATGATTCATTCATTCTTCCTGATGTCATTGGTAGTGATCACTGCCCTATTGGACTTGTACTCAAGCTCTAG
- the LOC107950700 gene encoding DNA-(apurinic or apyrimidinic site) endonuclease, chloroplastic isoform X7, with translation MGSKRRSFSNSSSIADQNIDKKLREAIDNDNNTISDNPLLQDIKDDPSKIEAMTIQQLRTALRTAGIPPKGLKRELVSALQSYLAKEIDGAGESSLLADKQDPSSNSDKRISMMMETKSVEDQVQDANSFSKVSKVQQSRRTVKQLQIKGKTVDVNAKMVATEQKKSACASGRMTSLTKKKASSDVDSKYVSAKNRDTLPVNLSEPWTILAHKKPQKGWIAYNPRTMRRSLPTENTKFVKILSWNVNGLRALLKLEGFSAMELAKQENFDVLCLQETKLQEKDVESIKQSLIEGYENSFWACSNTRLGYSGTAIISRIKPLSVRYGLGMSDHDSEGRVVIAEFDSFYLLSVYVPNSGDGLRRLTYRITEWDPSLSNYIKELEKSKAVILTGDFNCAHEEIDIYNPAGNRRSAGFTIEERQSFSTNFLSRGFVDTFRKQNPDVVGYTYWGYRHGARKGNKGWRLDYFLVSDAIADDVHDSFILPDVIGSDHCPIGLVLKL, from the exons ATGGGGTCTAAGAGAAGAAGCTTTTCGAATTCATCCTCTATTGCTGACCAAAACATTGATAAAAAGCTCAGAGAAGCAATAGACAACGACAACAACACCATTTCTGATAACCCTCTTCTCCag GATATCAAGGATGATCCAAGCAAAATCGAGGCAATGACGATTCAACAACTCAGAACGGCATTGAG GACTGCTGGGATCCCTCCCAAAGGTTTGAAACGTGAGCTTGTATCTGCTTTACAGTCGTATTTGGCCAAGGAAATAGATG GTGCAGGTGAAAGTTCTCTTTTAGCAGATAAACAAGATCCCTCCTCCAATTCTGATAAAAGAATATCTATGATGATGGAGACAAAATCAGTAGAGGACCAAGTTCAGGATGCTAACAGTTTTTCTAAGGTTTCCAAGGTTCAACAGAGCAGGAGAACTGTAAAACAGTTGCAAATTAAGGGCAAAACTGTTGATGTTAATGCTAAAATGGTCGCCACTGAGCAGAAGAAATCTGCTTGTGCTTCAG GTAGGATGACTTCTTTGACAAAGAAGAAAGCATCTTCAGATGTTGATAGCAAATATGTTAGTGCCAAAAATAGAGATACTCTTCCTGTAAATCTAAGTGAACCATGGACTATTTTGGCCCATAAGAAGCCTCAAAAAGGGTGGATAGCATATAATCCTAGAACCATGAGACGTTCACTTCCTACAGAGAATACAAAGTTTGTCAAGATTCTTTCTTGGAATGTCAATGGGCTTAGAGCATTGCTGAAACTAGAGGGATTCTCTGCTATGGAACTTGCCAAACAGGAAAACTTTGATGTATTGTGTTTGCAAGAAACTAAGCTTCAG GAGAAAGATGTTGAGTCAATCAAACAGTCTCTTATAGAAGGATACGAGAACAGCTTTTGGGCTTGCAGCAATACAAGACTTGGTTATTCTGGAACAGCAATAATATCTCGG ATAAAGCCACTTTCAGTCAGATATGGCCTAGGCATGTCAGATCATGATAGTGAAGGACGGGTTGTGATAGCTGAgttcgattctttttatttattaagtgTCTATGTTCCTAATTCTGGTGATGGCTTGAGAAGGCTG ACATATAGGATTACAGAATGGGATCCATCTCTTAGTAATTACATAAAA GAACTGGAAAAGTCAAAGGCAGTTATTTTGACGGGGGATTTTAATTGTGCACATGAAGAGATAGACATTTATAATCCGGCT ggAAACAGAAGGAGTGCTGGGTTTACAATTGAAGAAAGGCAGTCTTTTAGCACAAATTTCTTATCCAGGGGTTTTGTTGACACCTTTAGAAAGCAGAATCCAGATGTTGTGGGCTATACTTACTGGGGTTATCGGCATGGTGCACGCAAAGGTAATAAAG GATGGAGGCTTGACTACTTCCTTGTCTCAGACGCCATAGCTGATGATGTTCATGATTCATTCATTCTTCCTGATGTCATTGGTAGTGATCACTGCCCTATTGGACTTGTACTCAAGCTCTAG
- the LOC107950700 gene encoding DNA-(apurinic or apyrimidinic site) endonuclease, chloroplastic isoform X8, with protein sequence MNQALQLGFRTFINLSSFPVDPRKLGIGRLTPLRGKVMGSKRRSFSNSSSIADQNIDKKLREAIDNDNNTISDNPLLQDIKDDPSKIEAMTIQQLRTALRTAGIPPKGLKRELVSALQSYLAKEIDGAGESSLLADKQDPSSNSDKRISMMMETKSVEDQVQDANSFSKVSKVQQSRRTVKQLQIKGKTVDVNAKMVATEQKKSACASGRMTSLTKKKASSDVDSKYVSAKNRDTLPVNLSEPWTILAHKKPQKGWIAYNPRTMRRSLPTENTKFVKILSWNVNGLRALLKLEGFSAMELAKQENFDVLCLQETKLQEKDVESIKQSLIEGYENSFWACSNTRLGYSGTAIISRELEKSKAVILTGDFNCAHEEIDIYNPAGNRRSAGFTIEERQSFSTNFLSRGFVDTFRKQNPDVVGYTYWGYRHGARKGNKGWRLDYFLVSDAIADDVHDSFILPDVIGSDHCPIGLVLKL encoded by the exons ATGAACCAAGCATTGCAACTAGGTTTTAGAACTTTCATAAATCtttcaag CTTTCCGGTGGACCCTAGGAAATTGGGTATTGGAAGATTGACTCCCTTAAGAGGCAAAGTAATGGGGTCTAAGAGAAGAAGCTTTTCGAATTCATCCTCTATTGCTGACCAAAACATTGATAAAAAGCTCAGAGAAGCAATAGACAACGACAACAACACCATTTCTGATAACCCTCTTCTCCag GATATCAAGGATGATCCAAGCAAAATCGAGGCAATGACGATTCAACAACTCAGAACGGCATTGAG GACTGCTGGGATCCCTCCCAAAGGTTTGAAACGTGAGCTTGTATCTGCTTTACAGTCGTATTTGGCCAAGGAAATAGATG GTGCAGGTGAAAGTTCTCTTTTAGCAGATAAACAAGATCCCTCCTCCAATTCTGATAAAAGAATATCTATGATGATGGAGACAAAATCAGTAGAGGACCAAGTTCAGGATGCTAACAGTTTTTCTAAGGTTTCCAAGGTTCAACAGAGCAGGAGAACTGTAAAACAGTTGCAAATTAAGGGCAAAACTGTTGATGTTAATGCTAAAATGGTCGCCACTGAGCAGAAGAAATCTGCTTGTGCTTCAG GTAGGATGACTTCTTTGACAAAGAAGAAAGCATCTTCAGATGTTGATAGCAAATATGTTAGTGCCAAAAATAGAGATACTCTTCCTGTAAATCTAAGTGAACCATGGACTATTTTGGCCCATAAGAAGCCTCAAAAAGGGTGGATAGCATATAATCCTAGAACCATGAGACGTTCACTTCCTACAGAGAATACAAAGTTTGTCAAGATTCTTTCTTGGAATGTCAATGGGCTTAGAGCATTGCTGAAACTAGAGGGATTCTCTGCTATGGAACTTGCCAAACAGGAAAACTTTGATGTATTGTGTTTGCAAGAAACTAAGCTTCAG GAGAAAGATGTTGAGTCAATCAAACAGTCTCTTATAGAAGGATACGAGAACAGCTTTTGGGCTTGCAGCAATACAAGACTTGGTTATTCTGGAACAGCAATAATATCTCGG GAACTGGAAAAGTCAAAGGCAGTTATTTTGACGGGGGATTTTAATTGTGCACATGAAGAGATAGACATTTATAATCCGGCT ggAAACAGAAGGAGTGCTGGGTTTACAATTGAAGAAAGGCAGTCTTTTAGCACAAATTTCTTATCCAGGGGTTTTGTTGACACCTTTAGAAAGCAGAATCCAGATGTTGTGGGCTATACTTACTGGGGTTATCGGCATGGTGCACGCAAAGGTAATAAAG GATGGAGGCTTGACTACTTCCTTGTCTCAGACGCCATAGCTGATGATGTTCATGATTCATTCATTCTTCCTGATGTCATTGGTAGTGATCACTGCCCTATTGGACTTGTACTCAAGCTCTAG